GGCATCGCCAAGCCCACCAACGGCCCCCGCGGCGAGCGGATGCTGGCGCTGACGCCGGTGGCCTTCCACACGCAGCCGCCCAACGGGTCGCTGATCGTGACCTCGGGCGACGGTGGGCTCTACCCGCGCGGCATCCCCGTCGGCCGCGTGGCGGGCGCGGGGCGCGCGGAGGGCGGCTGGCAGCGGGTGTACTACATCCGCCCCCTGGTGAGCCCCGCGCAGATGTCGCACGTCCTGATCCTGGGCGCGCCCACCACGGCGCCGACCGACCAGGACCTGGCGGCGGCGTGGGGGGTCACTCTCAGCGCGGCCGAGCGAGACTCCGCGCGCGCCACGGGCCCGGCGGTCTCGCCCGACGCGGCGACGCCCACGGCTCCCACGCGCCCGCGGCCCCGTGCCGCGGCGCCGCGCACCCAGCCGCGGCAGCGCCCGGCGATCGTGGACCCGACTCCGGAGCTTCCCGGGCGCGTGGTGGACCCGAACGCGCCCCGGGTGCCGCCGGGGCTTCCGGCGCCGACCAACCCCTGACCGAGCGGCGGACTATCGATGACGGAAGGAACGCGGTGGCAGTTCGTGGGACTGATCGCGGGGCTGGTGATCCTCCACTTCGTGCTCAAGGTGGGGCTCGGGCTGGGGTTCTACGTCCCCGACCTGCTGACGGTGGCGCTGCTGCTGGCCGCGCGCCGCATGCGCGCCGGCTCCGCCGCCGGGCTGGGGGTGCTCTTCGGCGTGCTGGACGGCGCGGTGAACCCCTTCACCATGGGGGCCAGCGCGCTGGTGCTGGCGGTGCTGGGCTACCTGGCCTCCCGCTCGCGCGAGGTGCTGGCCGGCGACTCGCCGGTGCTCCTGCTGGCCTTTCTGGGGCTGGGGAAGTACCTGTTCGACCTCTTCCTTTGGGGAGTGCTCTCTTCGCGGTCCCTGGCGGGGCCCGCGTCCGTGCTGTTCACCCTCTCCCCGCTGGCGGCGCTGTACGCCGCGGCGGCGGGGCTGGCGGCCGTAACCGTGTACCGCGCGCTGGTGTAGGGGTCCGTCTATGAGAAGGTACAGGGCGCTACGGCTGGGGGACCCCATCCTATTCGCGCTGGTGGTGGCGCTGGCGGTCTTCGGGATCGCCATGGTGTTCAGCGCCGGCGTGGTGGACGTGGGGTACACCCGCGCCCAGGGGGCGTGGCGCGCCCAGATCATCTGGTTCTGCCTTTCGCTGATCCTGGTGCCGCTCATCCTGCGCGTGCCCGTTGGATGGCTGGAGTGGGCGGCGCAGCCGGCCTATGCCCTTGCCCTGGTCCTCCTCCTCCTGGTCCCCGTCATCGGCTCCGGCGGCGAGACGACGGGCGGCATCAAGAGCTGGATCGTGATCGGGCCGCTGCGCCTGCAGCCGGCCGAGCTGGCGAAGCTGGCCACGGCCATGATGCTGGCGCGCGTGCTGGGCGAGTGGCGCGAGCCTCCGCGCACGCTGTGGGCGCTGTGGAAGCCGATCGTGGTGGTGATGGTGCCGATGGTGCTGGTGCTGGCGCAGCCCGACCTCGGCTCGGCGATGGTGTTCGGCTCGATCCTGGTTTGGTGCCTGTTCTGGGCCGGGACGCCGCTGATGACCATCTTCTTCCTGGTGAGCCCGGCGCTCTCGCTCTTCATCTCGATCAACCCGATCGTATGGGGCGTGTACATCGTGGTGCTGCTGGTTCTGCTGCTGTACCGCGACGCCTTCCTGGCGGAGAAGGCCTCCATCTGGATGGCCAACGCCGTGGCGGGCGGCGTGGCGCTGCCGCTGTGGAACACGCTGAAGCCCTACCAGAAGAACCGCCTGCTGGTCTTCCTGGACCCGATGATCGACGCGCGCGGAGCGGGGTACAACCTGATCCAGTCGCGGGTGGCTATCGGGAGCGGGGGGTTGTGGGGGAAGGGGTTCCTGGACGGCTCGCAGAAGCGGCTGGCCTTCCTTCCCGAGCAGCACACCGACTTCATCTTCGCCGTGGTGGGCGAGGAGACGGGGTTCATCGGCGTGATGGCGGTGCTGGTGACGTTCGGCCTGGTCTTCTGGCGGCTGATCCACATCGCCGAGCGCTCGCGCGACCCGTTCGCCTCGCTGGTGCCGATCGGGCTGCTGGGGAGCTGGTTCGCGCACGTGCTGGTGAACGTGGGGATGACGGTGGGGATCATGCCCATCACCGGCATCCCGCTCCCCTTCATCTCGTACGGCGGCTCGTTCCTGCTGCTGAACATCACCGCGATGGCGGTGGTGCAGCGAATAGCCGCGGAGACGGCGAGGTAGCGGGCGCCGAAGTGCGTCCCGGAGTTCCACGGGGGGGTGCGTTAGTGCGTTAGTGCGTGAGTGCGCTTGGATCCAGCGCACTTGCGCACTTGCGCACTGACGCACTCACGCACTTTCCCCGCACAATCCTATATCCAGCTCCGAACCCCATGGCCTGGTTCCGCAAACCCAAGACGCGCCTGCAGGCGGCCGACCGGCGCGACCTTCCCGGCGACGTGTGGGAGAAGTGCCCCGCGTGCGGCGACATCCTGTACCGCGAGAAGCTCAAGGAGAACTGGAACGTCTGCCCCACCTGCGCCCATCACATGCGGCTGCCGGCCAACGGCTACGTGGCGCTGCTGGTGGACGAGGGGACGTTCCGCGAGCGCGACCGCGACCTGCGCTCCGCCGATCCGCTCAAGTTCGTGGACCTCAAGGCGTACAAGGACCGCCTGGCCGCCGCTGAGCGCAAGAGCGTCCACGGCGAGGCCGTCATCACCGGCGAGGGGAAGCTGGACGAGATCCCCGTGTCGATCGGCGTGATGGACTTCGCTTTCATCGGCGGGTCGATGGGCTCGGTGGTGGGCGAGAAGCTGGCGCGCGCCGGGCTGCGCGCGCTGGAGAAGGAGCAGCCGCTGATCATCGTTTCCGCATCCGGCGGGGCGCGGATGATGGAGGGGATCTTTTCGCTGATGCAGATGGCGAAGACCTCCGCCGTGCTCGCGCAGATGGACGAGGCGGGGCTCCCCTACATCTCCATCCTTACCGACCCCACGACGGGTGGCGTTACTGCGTCGTACGCCATGCTGGGCGACGCGAACCTGGCCGAGCCGGGGACGCTGATCGGCTTCGCGGGGCCGCGCGTGATCGAGCAGACGATCAAGCAGGAGCTCCCCGAGGGCTTCCAGCGCGCCGAGTTCCTGCTGGAGCACGGGATGCTGGACCGCATCGTGGACCGGCGGAGCATGAAGCGCGAGGTGTCGCGCCTGCTGCGGCACATGATGGCGCTTCCCGCGCCGGAGGACTTCGCGCTGAACATGGCTCCCGACGCCCCATGATGCGCGCGGACGAACCCGGGGCCTGGCTCTTCGCCCGGCCTACGGGCGGCATCCGCTGGGGCCTGGAACGGACGGAGGCGCTCCTCGCCGGTGTGGGTGATCCACACCGGCGTTTCCGTTCGCTCCATGTCGGCGGCACCAACGGCAAGGGCTCCGTCAGCGCCCTGTGCGACGCCGCCCTGCGCGCCGCCGACCCGCGCCGTACAGTGGGCCTCTACACCTCGCCGCACCTGGTCTCCTTCGCGGAGCGCATCCGCATCGGCGGCGCGCCGGTGGAGCGCGACCTCCTGCTGGCGTGTGAGGCGCGCCTGCGTCCCGCCATCGAGGAGTCGGGCGCCACCTTCTTCGAGGCCACCA
Above is a window of Longimicrobium sp. DNA encoding:
- the rodA gene encoding rod shape-determining protein RodA, coding for MRRYRALRLGDPILFALVVALAVFGIAMVFSAGVVDVGYTRAQGAWRAQIIWFCLSLILVPLILRVPVGWLEWAAQPAYALALVLLLLVPVIGSGGETTGGIKSWIVIGPLRLQPAELAKLATAMMLARVLGEWREPPRTLWALWKPIVVVMVPMVLVLAQPDLGSAMVFGSILVWCLFWAGTPLMTIFFLVSPALSLFISINPIVWGVYIVVLLVLLLYRDAFLAEKASIWMANAVAGGVALPLWNTLKPYQKNRLLVFLDPMIDARGAGYNLIQSRVAIGSGGLWGKGFLDGSQKRLAFLPEQHTDFIFAVVGEETGFIGVMAVLVTFGLVFWRLIHIAERSRDPFASLVPIGLLGSWFAHVLVNVGMTVGIMPITGIPLPFISYGGSFLLLNITAMAVVQRIAAETAR
- the mreD gene encoding rod shape-determining protein MreD, with product MTEGTRWQFVGLIAGLVILHFVLKVGLGLGFYVPDLLTVALLLAARRMRAGSAAGLGVLFGVLDGAVNPFTMGASALVLAVLGYLASRSREVLAGDSPVLLLAFLGLGKYLFDLFLWGVLSSRSLAGPASVLFTLSPLAALYAAAAGLAAVTVYRALV
- a CDS encoding rod shape-determining protein MreC, whose protein sequence is GIAKPTNGPRGERMLALTPVAFHTQPPNGSLIVTSGDGGLYPRGIPVGRVAGAGRAEGGWQRVYYIRPLVSPAQMSHVLILGAPTTAPTDQDLAAAWGVTLSAAERDSARATGPAVSPDAATPTAPTRPRPRAAAPRTQPRQRPAIVDPTPELPGRVVDPNAPRVPPGLPAPTNP
- the accD gene encoding acetyl-CoA carboxylase, carboxyltransferase subunit beta, with translation MAWFRKPKTRLQAADRRDLPGDVWEKCPACGDILYREKLKENWNVCPTCAHHMRLPANGYVALLVDEGTFRERDRDLRSADPLKFVDLKAYKDRLAAAERKSVHGEAVITGEGKLDEIPVSIGVMDFAFIGGSMGSVVGEKLARAGLRALEKEQPLIIVSASGGARMMEGIFSLMQMAKTSAVLAQMDEAGLPYISILTDPTTGGVTASYAMLGDANLAEPGTLIGFAGPRVIEQTIKQELPEGFQRAEFLLEHGMLDRIVDRRSMKREVSRLLRHMMALPAPEDFALNMAPDAP